One Acetobacter ghanensis DNA window includes the following coding sequences:
- a CDS encoding RDD family protein, whose protein sequence is MPTITPPPGWGAAPQPLPEDPAAWGLPQPSVWVYAGFWWRVWAFLIDAFILSTAEGILSLFLGPKINVEWEELPIPDGSSQTVDVVNIATTSLPHATPASILIPHLHAGSEWHTFGIVLTLLPMLYCVLFEASSYRATPGKRLCRLEVVTLKGEQISHLRALLRFVIKACLSFPLLYIGVLMVAFTQRKQALHDMIAGTLVLRHTKPAQIVPFPPHN, encoded by the coding sequence ATGCCCACCATTACGCCACCACCCGGCTGGGGTGCCGCCCCGCAACCCTTGCCTGAGGACCCTGCCGCATGGGGCTTACCGCAACCCAGTGTTTGGGTTTACGCGGGTTTTTGGTGGCGGGTCTGGGCGTTTTTGATTGATGCCTTCATCCTCAGCACGGCGGAGGGCATTCTCAGTCTGTTTTTAGGTCCCAAAATCAATGTGGAATGGGAGGAGCTTCCCATCCCCGATGGTTCCAGCCAGACAGTGGATGTGGTCAACATCGCCACAACGTCGCTACCCCATGCAACCCCGGCCTCTATTCTCATCCCGCATCTTCATGCCGGGTCGGAGTGGCATACGTTTGGCATTGTTCTGACCCTGCTGCCCATGCTGTACTGTGTGCTGTTCGAGGCCTCCTCCTACCGAGCAACGCCGGGCAAACGGCTGTGCCGATTGGAAGTTGTCACGCTCAAGGGGGAGCAGATTTCTCATCTGCGCGCACTGCTTCGGTTTGTTATCAAAGCCTGCTTGTCCTTCCCGCTCCTTTACATAGGGGTGCTGATGGTGGCGTTCACGCAGCGCAAGCAAGCCCTGCATGACATGATTGCAGGCACACTGGTGCTACGGCACACAAAACCAGCGCAGATTGTCCCTTTCCCACCGCATAACTAA